In one Brevibacillus composti genomic region, the following are encoded:
- a CDS encoding CamS family sex pheromone protein: MMNAKQWKYVIPLTVALAVASAGCSLLPGGKGEGETQPAIPSLSPVVEVSEDYYGSIQPYQQNQTRGMLSSMGYRIDFSHLELGLMEIARETFPTADYLFQEGQLITRDQVRDWIAEEKAGAPNGKQKTSSLVHVLEHDYLRKDDQQLAGMVLGLSLTPEYQDATGQNKIYTIDELRAKGQQLAAKIVQSVRANSTEVPIVVALYQVPEPNSSLVPGRFIMSGTVNANEASVSKWVPIDEAFFLFPSGEAEKAYPQQSLQYDKLKRHIQSAFKEYIGITGVGRFMGGKLTEMTITATAEYDSRTEVLQFTQFAAAGIEQAFEKSVHVNLYVQTINQPLGIYIRPANGEPYMHIYRK, encoded by the coding sequence ATGATGAACGCAAAACAATGGAAATACGTGATTCCGCTGACAGTGGCTCTGGCGGTGGCTTCGGCCGGCTGCTCCCTTTTGCCGGGGGGAAAAGGGGAGGGCGAAACACAGCCCGCCATTCCTTCCCTGTCGCCGGTCGTCGAGGTATCGGAGGACTACTACGGGAGCATACAGCCGTACCAGCAAAACCAGACTCGCGGCATGCTCTCCTCAATGGGCTACCGCATCGATTTCAGCCATTTGGAGCTGGGGCTGATGGAAATTGCGCGAGAGACGTTTCCGACGGCCGACTATCTGTTTCAAGAGGGACAGCTGATCACGCGCGACCAGGTGCGGGACTGGATTGCCGAGGAAAAAGCGGGTGCCCCCAACGGCAAGCAAAAGACGAGCAGCCTCGTGCACGTCCTGGAGCATGATTATCTGCGAAAAGACGATCAGCAGCTCGCCGGGATGGTGCTGGGCCTCTCGCTGACGCCGGAGTATCAGGACGCGACCGGACAGAATAAGATCTACACCATCGACGAGCTGCGTGCCAAGGGCCAGCAGCTGGCCGCCAAAATCGTGCAATCGGTTCGGGCCAACTCGACGGAGGTTCCCATCGTCGTGGCGCTGTACCAGGTGCCGGAGCCCAACTCTTCGCTCGTGCCGGGCCGCTTTATCATGTCCGGGACGGTCAATGCGAATGAAGCGTCGGTTTCCAAATGGGTGCCGATCGATGAAGCGTTTTTCCTGTTCCCCAGCGGAGAAGCAGAGAAAGCCTACCCGCAGCAATCCTTGCAGTATGACAAGCTGAAGCGGCATATCCAATCCGCCTTCAAGGAATACATCGGCATCACCGGAGTGGGCCGCTTTATGGGAGGCAAGCTGACGGAGATGACGATCACGGCGACCGCCGAATACGATTCCCGCACGGAAGTGCTGCAGTTTACGCAATTTGCCGCCGCCGGGATCGAACAGGCCTTTGAAAAAAGCGTCCATGTCAATCTCTACGTACAGACCATCAATCAGCCGCTCGGCATCTACATCCGCCCGGCTAATGGCGAGCCGTATATGCACATTTACAGAAAATAG
- the ligA gene encoding NAD-dependent DNA ligase LigA, which produces MDRLTAEARISELREQIEHHNRLYYIEDRPEITDQEYDQLMRELQNLEDLFPDMVTPDSPTQRVGGAPLAAFEKVVHHTPMLSLGNAFGEEELRDFDRRVRQAVGNQEVRYVCELKIDGLAISLHYENGIFVRGATRGDGQVGEDITQNLRTIRSIPLRLKRPLTLEVRGEAYMPRPAFEKLNKEREERGEALFANPRNSAAGSLRQLDPKIAASRQLDTFIYAIGDLQGIAVESHSEGLELLESLGFKVNQERRTFDSIEDVISFVNSWVEKRPQLSYDIDGIVIKVDSYSQQAELGFTAKSPRWAVAYKFPAEEAVTVLRGIEVSVGRTGTVTPTAILDPVSLAGTTVKRASLHNEDMIREKGIMIGDHVMVRKAGDIIPEIVAVLPERRDGSETPFAMPTHCPECGSELVRLDEEVALRCINPMCPAQIREGIIHFVSRGAMNIEGLGEKVVAQLFQFEIIRSVADLYYLHEQRDILLGMERMGEKSVDNLLAAIEASKENSLEKLLFGLGIRLVGAKAARVLAEHFGEMDAIMQAKEEELTQIDEIGPKMASSIVNYFEQPQAQAVIERLKAAGVNMRYKGIRVESGADLPLSGKTIVLTGTLTTMTRTEAEEAIARLGGKVTGSVSKKTDLVIAGEKAGSKLEKAEKLGVAVMDEEGFRQLLEQQE; this is translated from the coding sequence ATGGATCGATTGACGGCAGAAGCCAGAATCAGTGAACTGCGGGAACAAATCGAGCATCACAACCGTCTCTATTATATAGAAGACCGTCCGGAAATTACCGACCAGGAGTACGATCAGCTCATGCGGGAGCTGCAAAATCTGGAGGATCTTTTTCCTGACATGGTCACGCCCGATTCGCCGACGCAGCGGGTGGGCGGGGCCCCTTTGGCTGCGTTTGAAAAGGTGGTCCACCATACGCCGATGCTCAGCCTGGGCAATGCCTTCGGCGAGGAAGAGCTGCGCGATTTTGACCGGCGCGTGCGTCAGGCTGTCGGCAATCAGGAAGTGCGCTATGTCTGCGAATTAAAGATTGACGGTTTGGCCATTTCCCTTCACTATGAGAACGGAATATTCGTGAGAGGGGCGACGCGGGGCGATGGACAGGTCGGCGAGGACATCACGCAAAACCTGCGGACGATCCGCTCCATTCCGCTCCGGCTGAAGCGTCCGCTCACGCTGGAAGTGCGCGGAGAGGCGTACATGCCGCGTCCTGCTTTTGAGAAACTGAACAAGGAGCGGGAAGAGCGGGGGGAGGCTCTGTTTGCCAACCCGCGTAACTCCGCCGCAGGCTCGCTGCGCCAGCTCGATCCCAAGATCGCCGCGTCCCGCCAGTTGGATACCTTTATCTACGCAATCGGCGACCTGCAGGGTATCGCTGTGGAATCGCACAGCGAAGGACTGGAGCTGCTGGAGTCGCTCGGCTTCAAGGTTAATCAGGAGCGGCGGACGTTCGACAGCATCGAGGACGTGATTTCCTTCGTAAACAGTTGGGTGGAGAAGCGTCCGCAGCTCTCCTATGACATCGACGGCATCGTCATCAAAGTGGACAGCTACAGCCAGCAGGCGGAACTGGGCTTTACGGCCAAAAGCCCGCGCTGGGCGGTGGCGTACAAGTTTCCGGCAGAGGAAGCGGTGACGGTGCTGCGCGGCATCGAAGTGTCCGTGGGGCGCACCGGCACGGTGACGCCGACGGCGATCCTGGACCCGGTCAGCCTGGCGGGGACGACCGTCAAACGGGCATCGCTTCACAATGAAGACATGATACGGGAAAAAGGCATTATGATCGGCGACCACGTCATGGTCAGAAAAGCGGGAGACATCATTCCCGAGATCGTGGCAGTCCTGCCGGAGCGGCGCGACGGAAGCGAGACGCCGTTTGCGATGCCCACACACTGTCCAGAGTGCGGCAGCGAGCTGGTGCGCCTCGACGAAGAGGTAGCGCTTCGCTGCATCAATCCGATGTGTCCGGCCCAAATCCGCGAGGGGATCATTCACTTTGTCTCCCGCGGGGCGATGAATATCGAAGGCCTGGGTGAAAAGGTCGTGGCCCAGCTCTTTCAATTCGAAATCATCCGCAGCGTGGCTGACCTGTACTACCTGCATGAGCAGCGCGATATCCTGCTCGGGATGGAGCGCATGGGAGAAAAATCGGTTGACAACCTCCTGGCCGCGATCGAAGCGAGCAAGGAGAACTCCCTGGAGAAGCTGTTGTTTGGACTTGGCATCCGGCTCGTGGGGGCCAAGGCGGCGCGCGTGCTCGCCGAGCATTTTGGCGAGATGGACGCGATCATGCAAGCAAAAGAAGAAGAATTGACGCAGATCGACGAGATCGGGCCCAAGATGGCGAGCAGCATCGTCAACTACTTCGAGCAGCCGCAGGCCCAAGCGGTGATCGAGCGGCTGAAGGCCGCCGGCGTCAATATGCGTTATAAAGGCATTCGAGTAGAGAGTGGAGCCGATTTGCCGCTCTCCGGCAAGACGATCGTCCTCACGGGCACCCTGACCACGATGACCAGGACGGAGGCAGAAGAGGCCATCGCCCGGCTCGGGGGGAAAGTGACGGGCAGCGTGAGCAAGAAAACGGATCTCGTCATCGCCGGTGAAAAGGCAGGCTCCAAACTGGAGAAAGCAGAGAAGCTGGGCGTCGCCGTCATGGATGAGGAAGGCTTTCGCCAATTGCTTGAGCAGCAGGAGTAG
- a CDS encoding MraY family glycosyltransferase yields MLSYLVPGLSAFFLVLLFMPAARRLAWKTKLLDVPRGRKGHARPMPLSGGLAMFAGVAVVSIFFAGVQKLVAVLLGGSLLLMAVGWADDAFKARKKDFPVLPKLLMQILAGLLAFACGFRFRGIGLSWLGGDGGDYYLFPDWLSCLATIIWIAGLINMINFLDGVDGLAAGATVFSAITLFFLAYVKGQGLTALIAIVLAGAALAFLRFNFFPAEVFMGDMGSMFLGYALALVSLEGAMKGATLITLVVTVLALGLPVMDTLQVMISRMLAGSPMYQADRRHVHHRLMSRGLTARQTVVILYLVSFFFSALSLLLFFWIIP; encoded by the coding sequence ATGCTCTCCTATTTGGTGCCGGGTTTATCGGCTTTTTTTCTCGTCTTGCTCTTTATGCCGGCAGCGAGGAGGCTGGCGTGGAAAACCAAGCTGCTGGATGTCCCCAGAGGAAGGAAGGGGCATGCGAGGCCGATGCCTCTCTCCGGCGGACTGGCTATGTTCGCGGGTGTGGCCGTCGTGTCTATTTTCTTTGCAGGGGTGCAAAAATTGGTGGCTGTTTTGCTGGGGGGGAGCTTGCTTTTGATGGCGGTCGGCTGGGCGGACGATGCTTTCAAAGCGAGGAAAAAAGACTTTCCGGTCCTTCCCAAGCTGTTGATGCAGATACTGGCGGGTCTCCTTGCGTTTGCATGCGGATTTCGTTTTCGCGGGATCGGGTTGTCGTGGCTGGGTGGGGACGGCGGGGACTATTATCTCTTCCCCGACTGGCTATCATGCTTGGCGACGATTATCTGGATCGCCGGCCTGATCAATATGATCAATTTTTTGGATGGCGTGGACGGACTTGCTGCGGGGGCAACCGTCTTTTCCGCGATCACCCTGTTTTTCCTGGCGTACGTAAAAGGACAGGGACTGACCGCCCTGATCGCCATCGTACTGGCCGGAGCTGCACTGGCGTTCTTGCGGTTTAACTTTTTTCCGGCGGAGGTGTTTATGGGGGACATGGGCTCCATGTTTCTCGGATATGCCCTCGCGCTTGTCTCGCTGGAGGGAGCGATGAAGGGGGCTACCCTGATAACCCTGGTGGTAACCGTCCTCGCATTGGGCCTGCCCGTGATGGACACGCTCCAGGTGATGATCAGCAGGATGCTGGCCGGCTCGCCGATGTACCAGGCTGACCGCCGCCATGTTCATCACCGGTTGATGTCGCGGGGCTTGACCGCCAGGCAAACCGTCGTCATTTTGTATCTGGTCAGCTTTTTCTTCTCTGCGCTGTCTCTCCTGCTGTTTTTTTGGATTATTCCGTAG
- a CDS encoding diguanylate cyclase domain-containing protein has translation MMRPFDVENLINKYGDVVSSFFQYMPDMVFLMSVEEGTRFRYVLMNPSAMQASGLTEAAYGKLIEEVNLPEKAENLNSMYRKAIKEGKPCYHTNYGEVIGESLLTPIYNSEGVCTHVLTVARDITERKLLEDKLEYLAYHDVLTGLPNRRLLQDRMKQAMSQARRTGSLAAVLYLDCDYFKDINDTWGHEVGDEFLRSLAKRLSSCVRDNDTVARLGGDEFVLLLTALESPEEASKVAKRVLATLQKPWEIGQHHFSLTMSIGIALYPKDGADSASLLRNADAALYQSKKSGRNQYRFYSPTE, from the coding sequence ATGATGAGACCGTTCGATGTCGAGAACCTGATCAATAAATACGGAGATGTCGTATCCTCCTTTTTTCAATATATGCCCGATATGGTCTTTCTCATGTCGGTTGAGGAAGGTACACGTTTTCGCTATGTCCTGATGAACCCATCCGCCATGCAAGCATCCGGACTTACAGAAGCAGCTTACGGCAAGCTGATCGAGGAAGTGAATCTCCCGGAAAAAGCGGAGAACCTCAATAGCATGTACCGAAAAGCTATCAAGGAAGGCAAACCCTGTTACCACACCAATTACGGCGAAGTGATCGGGGAATCCCTGCTGACGCCAATCTACAACAGCGAGGGTGTCTGTACGCATGTCCTGACGGTGGCTCGCGACATCACCGAACGGAAGCTGCTGGAAGACAAGCTCGAATACCTGGCGTACCACGACGTTCTGACAGGACTGCCCAACCGGCGGCTGCTGCAGGATCGGATGAAGCAGGCGATGTCCCAGGCGAGGCGGACAGGCTCTCTGGCGGCTGTCCTCTACCTGGATTGCGACTATTTTAAGGATATCAACGATACGTGGGGGCATGAAGTGGGAGATGAGTTCCTCCGCAGCCTGGCCAAGCGGCTCTCCTCCTGTGTGCGGGATAACGATACCGTGGCCAGGCTGGGTGGAGATGAGTTCGTGCTGCTGCTCACCGCGCTGGAGTCACCCGAGGAAGCCTCCAAGGTGGCCAAGCGCGTGCTTGCGACTCTGCAAAAGCCGTGGGAGATCGGACAACACCATTTTAGCCTGACGATGAGCATCGGCATTGCCCTCTATCCAAAAGACGGTGCGGATTCCGCCTCTCTGCTGCGAAACGCCGATGCCGCCCTGTACCAATCCAAAAAGTCCGGCCGCAATCAATACCGCTTTTACTCGCCTACGGAATAA
- the gatC gene encoding Asp-tRNA(Asn)/Glu-tRNA(Gln) amidotransferase subunit GatC, which yields MSGITRKEVEHVADLARLQLTEEEAERYTKDLNAILQFAAKLSELDTSHVAPTSHATDVKNVMREDANRPSLSNEEALKNAPEHDEGQFKVPAVFE from the coding sequence ATGAGTGGAATTACCCGCAAGGAAGTGGAGCATGTCGCCGACCTGGCTCGCTTGCAGCTGACCGAAGAGGAAGCGGAGCGCTACACCAAGGATTTGAATGCGATCCTGCAATTCGCCGCCAAACTGAGCGAGCTGGATACGTCCCATGTCGCTCCGACGAGCCACGCAACCGACGTGAAGAACGTGATGCGCGAAGACGCAAATCGTCCGAGCCTCTCTAATGAAGAAGCGCTGAAAAATGCGCCTGAGCACGACGAAGGACAGTTTAAGGTGCCTGCCGTTTTTGAATAA
- the pruA gene encoding L-glutamate gamma-semialdehyde dehydrogenase translates to MQVEFKNEPFTNFSLPENRKAFEEALAKVESELGREYDLIIGGERIKTEKKSRSINPSNIEQVVGIVSQADKDLAEKAIQAAAQTFETWKAVPPQARSRYLYKAAAILRRRKHEFSAWLVKEAGKSWSEADADTAEAIDFMEYYGRQMDKLADRHPLTRIPDEDNELYYVPLGVGVVIPPWNFPLAIMVGMTTAALVAGNTVVLKPASTTPVIAAKFMEILEDAGVPAGVVNFVPGSGGEIGDYLVEHTQTRFISFTGSRDVGLRINELAAKHRPGQKWMKRLVAEMGGKDSIIVDNDCDLEAAAQAIVASAFGFSGQKCSACSRAIVHQDVYDQVLNRVVELTKQLTVGDVVNPEFYTGPVVDDKAQKKILEYIEIGKKEGKLMVGGEKGPDNGYYVMPTVFADLDPQARLMQEEIFGPVVGFCKAKDFDHALEIANNTEYGLTGSVFSRNRAHLEKARMEFHVGNLYFNRKCTGALVGVHPFGGFNMSGTDSKAGGPDYLLLFTQAKLVSEKL, encoded by the coding sequence ATGCAAGTGGAATTCAAAAACGAACCATTTACCAATTTTAGCTTGCCGGAGAATAGAAAAGCGTTTGAAGAAGCTCTTGCCAAAGTAGAGAGCGAACTGGGACGCGAATACGATCTCATCATCGGTGGCGAACGCATCAAAACCGAGAAGAAATCCCGCTCCATCAATCCTTCCAATATCGAGCAAGTGGTCGGGATTGTTTCGCAGGCTGACAAGGATCTGGCCGAAAAGGCGATCCAAGCTGCTGCGCAAACCTTTGAGACCTGGAAAGCAGTGCCGCCGCAGGCTCGTTCCCGCTATCTCTACAAAGCGGCTGCCATCCTGCGCCGCCGCAAGCATGAATTCTCGGCTTGGCTGGTAAAAGAAGCAGGAAAAAGCTGGTCCGAAGCGGATGCCGATACGGCAGAAGCAATCGACTTCATGGAATACTACGGCCGTCAGATGGACAAATTGGCAGATCGCCATCCGCTGACGCGCATCCCGGACGAGGACAATGAGCTGTACTATGTTCCGCTGGGCGTAGGCGTCGTGATTCCTCCGTGGAACTTCCCGCTCGCGATCATGGTCGGGATGACTACTGCGGCGCTGGTGGCAGGGAATACCGTAGTACTGAAGCCTGCTTCCACCACGCCGGTCATCGCTGCGAAATTCATGGAAATCCTGGAAGACGCGGGTGTACCAGCAGGCGTCGTCAACTTCGTGCCAGGCTCCGGCGGCGAAATCGGGGACTACCTGGTTGAGCATACGCAAACCCGCTTCATCAGCTTCACCGGTTCCCGCGATGTGGGCCTGCGCATCAATGAGCTGGCTGCCAAGCATCGTCCGGGCCAAAAATGGATGAAGCGCCTGGTTGCCGAGATGGGCGGAAAAGACTCCATCATCGTCGACAATGACTGCGATCTGGAAGCGGCTGCGCAAGCGATCGTGGCTTCCGCATTCGGCTTCTCCGGTCAAAAATGCTCCGCTTGCTCCCGTGCGATCGTTCACCAGGATGTGTACGATCAAGTGCTGAACCGCGTAGTAGAACTGACCAAGCAGCTGACCGTGGGCGATGTGGTGAATCCGGAATTCTACACAGGTCCTGTCGTTGACGATAAAGCGCAAAAGAAAATTCTCGAATACATCGAGATCGGAAAGAAAGAAGGCAAGCTGATGGTTGGCGGCGAAAAAGGCCCGGACAATGGCTACTACGTCATGCCGACTGTATTTGCTGATCTGGACCCGCAAGCTCGCCTGATGCAAGAAGAAATCTTTGGCCCTGTCGTCGGTTTCTGCAAAGCCAAAGACTTCGATCATGCACTGGAAATTGCCAACAACACGGAGTACGGCTTGACCGGTTCCGTATTCAGCCGCAACCGTGCGCATCTGGAAAAGGCGCGCATGGAATTCCACGTGGGCAACCTGTACTTCAACCGCAAATGTACAGGCGCTCTGGTCGGCGTCCATCCGTTCGGCGGCTTTAACATGTCCGGTACCGACTCCAAAGCGGGCGGACCAGACTATCTGCTGCTGTTCACCCAAGCAAAACTGGTTTCTGAAAAACTGTAA
- the asd gene encoding archaetidylserine decarboxylase (Phosphatidylserine decarboxylase is synthesized as a single chain precursor. Generation of the pyruvoyl active site from a Ser is coupled to cleavage of a Gly-Ser bond between the larger (beta) and smaller (alpha chains). It is an integral membrane protein.) has translation MNKKLLPGLIHRLPQNVMSRTMGKITASRFSRLAIRHYIRHYNIDPTIIEKPVREYRTLKEFFARRLKPGVRPIAPGDDVVASPVDGTVSQMGDIHEGTLIQAKGKQYSLTDLLGENEEIAQRFYGGKFITIYLSPRDYHRIHMPVEGRLTRYTYVPGRLYPVNQLGIENVDKLFARNERLVTQVETKELGCVAVVKVGALFVGSVKVMYNRATTNVKRGRRMSESIPGTPYYQKGDELGWFEFGSTVILLFESKQLEWAEDVKIGSSVLMGQKLAQVK, from the coding sequence ATGAACAAGAAACTCCTTCCCGGATTGATTCATCGTCTGCCGCAGAACGTGATGTCCCGCACCATGGGCAAGATCACGGCGTCTCGATTCAGCCGGCTTGCGATCCGCCATTATATTCGCCACTACAACATCGACCCTACGATCATTGAAAAGCCTGTTCGTGAATACCGCACGCTCAAGGAGTTCTTTGCCCGCAGATTGAAACCGGGCGTACGCCCGATCGCTCCCGGCGATGATGTGGTCGCAAGTCCCGTCGACGGCACCGTATCGCAAATGGGAGATATCCATGAGGGTACGCTGATTCAGGCCAAAGGCAAACAGTACAGCCTGACGGATCTCTTGGGAGAGAACGAGGAAATCGCACAGCGGTTCTACGGGGGGAAATTTATCACGATTTATTTAAGTCCCCGCGATTACCACCGGATTCACATGCCGGTGGAGGGAAGGCTGACCCGATACACCTACGTACCGGGGAGACTGTACCCCGTCAATCAACTGGGCATCGAGAACGTCGATAAGCTGTTCGCCCGCAATGAGCGGCTTGTGACGCAGGTCGAAACCAAGGAGCTGGGCTGTGTCGCTGTCGTAAAGGTAGGCGCGCTGTTTGTCGGCAGCGTCAAAGTGATGTACAACCGGGCGACGACCAATGTAAAGCGGGGCCGCAGGATGAGCGAGAGCATCCCTGGAACCCCCTACTATCAAAAGGGGGACGAACTGGGCTGGTTCGAGTTTGGATCGACGGTGATCTTATTGTTCGAATCCAAGCAGCTGGAGTGGGCCGAGGATGTCAAGATTGGCAGTTCGGTATTGATGGGCCAAAAGCTGGCGCAAGTCAAATAG
- a CDS encoding WD40/YVTN/BNR-like repeat-containing protein: protein MRSLLQWGMIMMTWALLAGCGESGRNTSVPPPVTAAATPGDLTYQDVLQKGEVVHNLSMTPDAQRIWVGTHAGLYSSAGGGLWGALSPELEREDVTGWFVDPDNPEHIFAAGQSGVISSKDGGKKWIRLGKGLPQPAEIRSFAGIREGEQLRLFAFVAGEGIYQSSNAGKEWKLWLPLDQEVYAMDYDPVEHRLYVAAQFSLLYHEEGQWKTEAVPHGQQVYSLTVDRANGVLAVATDQGILEKVDGEWQELRAKAPEKLIVIAPGAGDYKWVGIGESAFVYALSGDKWMKWN from the coding sequence ATGAGAAGCTTGCTGCAATGGGGAATGATCATGATGACCTGGGCGCTCTTGGCAGGGTGCGGCGAAAGCGGGCGGAACACATCTGTTCCGCCTCCGGTCACGGCTGCGGCTACGCCGGGTGATCTGACCTACCAGGATGTTCTCCAAAAAGGGGAGGTCGTCCACAATCTGTCGATGACGCCAGATGCCCAGCGTATCTGGGTAGGGACACATGCCGGGCTGTACAGCTCTGCCGGGGGAGGATTGTGGGGCGCGCTCTCCCCGGAGCTGGAGCGGGAAGACGTGACAGGCTGGTTCGTCGATCCGGACAATCCGGAACATATTTTTGCGGCAGGCCAAAGCGGCGTCATCTCCTCCAAGGACGGCGGAAAGAAGTGGATCCGGCTGGGAAAAGGCCTGCCTCAACCTGCTGAAATCCGCAGCTTTGCAGGGATTCGCGAGGGCGAACAGCTCCGTCTGTTCGCGTTTGTAGCAGGGGAAGGGATCTATCAGTCTTCCAATGCGGGCAAGGAGTGGAAGCTGTGGCTGCCGCTCGATCAGGAGGTCTACGCGATGGACTACGACCCCGTAGAGCATCGTCTGTACGTCGCGGCCCAGTTTAGCCTCCTGTATCATGAGGAGGGGCAATGGAAGACCGAAGCGGTGCCGCACGGCCAGCAGGTGTACTCGCTGACCGTGGACCGGGCCAACGGTGTATTGGCGGTTGCGACCGATCAGGGGATTTTGGAAAAGGTGGATGGCGAGTGGCAGGAGCTACGCGCGAAAGCCCCGGAAAAGCTGATCGTGATCGCTCCGGGCGCCGGTGACTACAAATGGGTGGGCATCGGCGAATCGGCCTTTGTGTACGCCCTCTCAGGCGATAAGTGGATGAAGTGGAATTAA
- the gatA gene encoding Asp-tRNA(Asn)/Glu-tRNA(Gln) amidotransferase subunit GatA — protein MSLFDKRLSEIHGALRKKELSVSDLVQASITSIKERDEEIKSVLHVDEEGALSKAKELDERLAAAGEELGLLYGLPVGLKDNIVTHGIRTTCASKFLSNYDPIYDATVSAKLKEADAVVVAKLNMDEFAMGGSNENSGFFPTKNPWNTEYVPGGSSGGSAAAMASRHFFFTLGSDTGGSIRQPAAFCGVVGLKPTYGRVSRFGLVAFASSLDQIGPITKNVEDAAYVLQAIAGYDEYDSTSANVEVPDYLSALTGDVKGLRIGVPKELIGEGIDSEVRDAVLAALKQLESMGATWSEVSMPHTEYAVPAYYLLASSEASSNLARFDGVRYGVRADNAANLIEMYKESRSQGFGPEVKRRIMLGTYALSSGYYDAYYKKAQQVRTLIIQDFNDVFANFDVILHPTTPTTAFKIGQNTDDPVKMYLEDICTVPVNLAGLPAISVPCGFAANGMPIGLQIVGKAFDESTVLRVAHAYEQAAGFSERKPEWVRG, from the coding sequence GTGTCGCTATTTGACAAGCGATTATCGGAAATACATGGCGCGCTGCGCAAAAAAGAGCTGTCCGTATCCGATCTGGTGCAAGCATCCATCACCAGCATCAAGGAGCGTGACGAGGAGATCAAATCCGTCCTGCATGTGGATGAAGAAGGGGCGCTTTCCAAAGCAAAGGAGCTGGACGAGCGTCTGGCCGCGGCGGGCGAGGAATTGGGGCTGTTGTACGGACTGCCTGTCGGCCTCAAGGACAATATCGTCACTCATGGGATCCGCACGACCTGCGCAAGCAAATTCTTGAGCAACTACGATCCGATCTACGATGCGACTGTCTCGGCAAAGCTGAAGGAAGCGGATGCGGTCGTCGTCGCCAAGCTGAACATGGACGAGTTCGCCATGGGCGGCTCCAATGAGAATTCCGGATTTTTCCCGACCAAAAACCCGTGGAATACGGAGTATGTGCCGGGCGGTTCCAGCGGCGGTTCCGCTGCTGCGATGGCGTCCCGTCACTTCTTTTTTACGCTCGGCTCGGACACCGGCGGATCGATCCGTCAGCCGGCCGCTTTTTGCGGCGTCGTGGGCTTGAAGCCGACCTATGGCCGCGTATCCCGCTTTGGCCTGGTGGCGTTTGCCTCCTCGCTGGACCAGATCGGTCCGATCACGAAAAATGTGGAGGACGCCGCCTATGTGCTGCAGGCGATCGCCGGCTATGACGAGTACGACTCCACGTCTGCCAATGTCGAGGTGCCGGATTACCTGTCCGCCCTGACAGGCGACGTGAAGGGGCTTCGCATTGGCGTCCCCAAAGAGCTGATCGGCGAGGGCATCGACAGCGAGGTGCGCGATGCCGTGCTGGCTGCGCTGAAACAGCTGGAGAGCATGGGAGCTACCTGGAGCGAGGTCTCCATGCCGCATACAGAATATGCCGTGCCGGCCTACTACCTGCTGGCGTCTTCGGAGGCGTCCTCCAATCTGGCCCGCTTTGACGGGGTCCGCTACGGTGTGCGCGCCGACAATGCGGCCAATCTGATCGAGATGTACAAGGAGTCCCGCAGCCAAGGCTTCGGTCCAGAGGTCAAGCGCCGCATCATGCTGGGCACCTACGCGCTGTCGTCCGGCTATTACGATGCCTACTACAAAAAAGCGCAGCAGGTCCGCACGCTGATCATTCAGGACTTCAATGACGTCTTTGCGAACTTCGATGTCATCCTGCATCCGACCACCCCGACCACGGCCTTCAAGATCGGGCAGAATACGGATGATCCGGTGAAAATGTACCTGGAGGACATTTGCACGGTCCCGGTGAACCTGGCGGGTCTGCCTGCCATCAGCGTGCCTTGCGGTTTTGCCGCAAACGGCATGCCGATCGGTCTGCAAATCGTCGGGAAGGCGTTTGACGAATCCACGGTGTTGCGTGTCGCCCATGCGTATGAGCAGGCGGCCGGATTTTCCGAGCGCAAGCCGGAATGGGTGAGGGGGTAA